AAATCACCTTAATTTAACAGCCTGAATTACGCCGCAGCTTTGAGGGCTTCCTGCAGGTTTTGCTGGATTTATGCATTATTAGCATGTACACTGAAACCAGTTCACTTCAATAGTACACAATGCAAGCGTCTTCACTCTGCAAGCGAGCTGGACACTTCAACACAAGACTTCAGCACGCGTTTCGGACAGTTGACTGAGCTGGCATTTGCACGTCACATCAAGTCATGCCATTTCAAAAATACAAGCTTTTTTCAAGCATTAACAACTTGAGCACTTCAGTCTTTAGTCAGTGGTGCGCTCTCATCCACGCGCACACTGCCTCTTAACATGCTCACAAGAAGTATCAGATGGAGTCATTTTACATGACTTATTAAACACAAATGTTCAGATATACACACTGGTATGCTTAAATGCCTGTATTGGTGACAATATACTTAAGAAACAGGCTATTAAAATAACTAAGTGTGCCTATAATATGGTTGTAATATATTAATGTTTCATGCAGTTTGCAGTCTTTTCAACAACAATGAAGCTATGAAGGCAACTCAATTATTTCCACTTATTGTATAAATTCAAATTGTGCTAGTTAATCCATTGATGTGCAATTTGATTAATTGAATAGTTCTACTATTGTATGCAACATTTAAGTCATAAGaacataatacatttttactATGTGTATTGTTTCCAAGCATCTTTACACaagaaatgaaaacagaaagagGCAGTGAAGTGAAGTTTAAGGGGCAGTATAATCCCCTTCTGACaccacaaggggagccaaatatcaatgacctattttttcacattcttgcagaaaatggttttcctaaaactaagttactgagttgtccttttttttacattttctaggttgatagaagcactggggacccaattatagcacgtAAACATAAacagtcagattttcatgatatgtcccctttaaaagtttTTGTCAGAGcctgtgttgttttttaattttgaatttttttttacaccaGACCTGTATATGGGTTCAAAATATCAGTTATTGGTCTACTCAAGCTGTAATAATCGGTATCGACATCGGCCCTAAAACCCACTATTGATATCTATATTAGTTATTAGGGCAAATTGTGTAGGAGCAAAATTCAAACCTCAAAGTCCTTCAGTTCTGATTCCAAAATCTTCTCCATACTCTTTGCTTGATTCTCTAAAGCTTGAAGACTTCTCTCCAGGGCAGCTTTCTCCTCCTCCATGTTCGAGAGGTTCTCTTTAAGGCACGCAAGTTTAGATTCAAGATCTGTCTTGTCTTTTTCCGATTCCTGCAACTTTTCAACCTTCTCCTCTACATCGGCTTTGAGCTGCTGAAGCTCCTTATTTGCTTGCTCCAACTGCAAGCTCTTTTGACCAAGGAGCACTGAGGTAGACtgattattttctttttgttccTCTAGCTGAGAAACAAATTCATCTCTTTGAGTGGACAGCTGCCTGTCAAACACTGTTTGAACATCATTACTCACAGAGTCACCCGCTGCTTTCTGTATGTGGATATCCTTCACTAGCTCCTCCTGATGTTTAAGCTTTTGGACCAGTTGGGCATTTTCCACTCTCATTTCCTTTAGCAATTCCTCCACAGATGCAGCGATAGAGTTCTTATCATCCGCATTGTCAGTTATAATCCGTTCATTGTCCTGAACCAGCACCTGTTGTTGGCTTCGTATGTGGCTCAGTAGGTTCTTGAGGTTGTCTTCCTCATGCACTTTCTGACTGATAATCTCCTCGCAATTAATCCTTTTCTCCCGTTCCACCTCAAGCTCCCATTTGGCTTCCTCAAGCTCCTCCGACGCTTTGCTCCAGCGGTCCCGTGCCTCCTCGACCTCTTCTGCAGAATGTTTAACCTCTTCTTTAAGTACGTCAAGCTGTCGTTCCTGTTCTTCTAGTTGTTCAGAGAGGTCTCTGCATTGCTGAATCAGAAGCTCTTTAGCCAAATCCACATTATCTGCGCTCTCATTCAGCTCTTCAATGACTGAAGTTGAGTTTTCCCAATGGGCATCGGTGAAGGACATTTCCCCATGTTTGTTCTCTTCAGTATCAGGAACAACAGACAGTCCTGGCTCTGATGTGTCACCATTGCATGTCACATCGATATGAAGATCTGATCCATGAAATATGACCTCACTGTCTAGTTCAAACTTAGATGTCTCAGAGTCATCGACCAGACTCTCTTCAAATAATGAGCTTTCTTGAGGCCCATCAGAGGCCAAGTAGCGCTCCATAAGCACATCCTGAAAGCCACTTGTAGAAATGTCAAAACTATAGTCTTTCTTGACAGCATGGTCGTCATTGGAGTGCTTTTTGCAGATTTCATTCCAGTTTATTTGGACAACCTCAGATAGGCTTTGTTGAGGAGAGTCGTGCTGCTGTTGGACCCGGTGTAGAAGCTCCTGAACGCGTCCGATTTCTTCCAAGTGCTCCTCCTGTAGACGCTTGAGGGCAGTCTCGTGAGCTTCAATAAGCTGAGCAACATTTAACTCCCTTTCCTCCTCCAGAGCCCGAAGCCTGAGATCGTAATTGGAAATATCAGCTTCATATTTAGAGCGTAAATTGTGCTCCGCTTCCTCTTCCTCCTGAAGGCGATTCTGAAGCTCTTTAACAAGGTTGCCCAGTTTGGCCATCTCTTGGTTCAGGTGATCTTTCTCTGCTTTATATTGCTGGGCCTCACTGGCTTGAGCTTCAGCAATCTTAAGCTGTACTTGAACCTCAGCCAGATTGGCTTCCAACTCCATCCTCTGGTTCTCCATACCGTGTATCCTCTCCTGAAAAGCATCCACTTGTTCTTGAGCTTGTCGGGTGTTGTTGCGCTCTTCTTCCAGTTCAGCTCTCAGCTTTTGCAAAAGAGCATCAGAGTTCAAATGAATACTGTTCTCTGGAAACACACTGCTTACATCTAAACCACTATGTTGGTCATTGGTTGGTTCTGATTGATCAATATTTCTCTGAGTAAAAGCATGTTGAAGGTGAGAGAGGGACCTCTCCATGACAGCAAGTTTCTGCAGTAGGTCTGTAATCTCAGTTTCCTTTTGGGCCAGGAGACACTGTTGCTCTTTAGTCGTCTGTAAAAGAAGAAACAAtgttgcaaaaaataattttcacgtcttttctaaataaactgaTTTGTAATGGTTCAGTAACATATTTATTGGGTATGAGAAAGTGGTGGCCTGACCTGTTGTGACTCCTCCAACTGTAGATGCAGATGACTCTGGGTCTGGGTCAAATCCACACTTCCTAGACTTTTACTACGCAGATATTCTTTAGTCTGTAGAAGCAAcacattcatatttatttatgcacACTTGAggaaattataaaatattttgttcataTACCGTATTTTCCAGAGTATAAAtcacacttttttttttcatagtttggctggtcctgcgacttAGTCAGGTGAgacttgtaagtcagtatgaattaattttgacatatgaaccaagagacaaCATTACAGTGTACATCTGCGAGAGTCTGCtcttgtatttattttaatcaagaATTCTGTGATGTGGAATGATGAGCCTGCAAACTTAATGCGCGTTGGCTTGTCCTGTTCATTTAGCTTATTCAGCCTTCCAGGTATGTTCAGTATGCTATTGTTTATCACGtaaataactgtttgtattaCGTTAACGTACGGACACCTTCAGCCTTCTGTtctgtgtgctattgtttagttgaataacttgcctttccagattaaacgtctgttcttcggcttagattttgtgaaataattttcttaaTAAATGCCTTCGTCAAGTCTTAAGGATTCATACAagggactttaagcaacagcCTCTGGTGGAATGGCAACGGCATTCTGACGTTGTATTGCGCATGCACGAATTTAACTGCTACTTTGCGACGTTCTACTGTAACGGTCTACTACGGGAGAACAGCTGATTTGCCGTAGTCTCTACAACGTGAgagattatgtaaataaatgttatgttttatggcATATGACATTGTAATTGCATCAGTTTATGATTGTACCACAAGTCTTTTATATAATATGtggtaaaatgttttaaatttaagctAACTTAAACGATTTTTAAGTATTCAACGTTTTCAAGTATTGCTTAAATCTAGGTTTTTAGACTTATTTACATCATACAATAGTAAAAACTCCTCttctgacaaaaaaaaaattgtcatttaaTGCCAAAAGCAATCCTTCTCttgatttttaaattattttttttgtatctCAGTAAATGAATGAATTAGCCGCGTTGCGCTGTCCTGTTTACGATtgcttagtttttatttttacgtTCTTGGCTACGGCGGTGTGACAGCATACTTCCGGTCGCCGTAGCCGTTCCATTCCCAgctgttgcttaaagtccctaATATACACATTAGGGCAGGGCGGTAAATCGAGTTTTTGGAATTTTCCCCAGCAGTATACAGGATGAGACATGTGGGGTATGCAGATTGTAATTGCAATAAACATGCTTGTAAACACTTCAATTTCATCTATTCTGCACTAGATAAAGGTGCAGGCATTTTTTGCATGCAAAAAAACGAGACCGCAACATCATCATTCATCATCACAGTGCCGAAAAAGAAAATGTGCCAACAGTAATGTGTTTGGCATTTGACATAAATATTACAGTGGCCACTATTAACACACCTACGGCATCATATGTGCTGTGAATTAGGGTATGTGAATAATAAACAACCCAATTGTtagcaaataataataaaaataaaaatgtagtaTGTAACGGGCATAAAGAGGTATGCTGAAGTCACGCACATCTTATTGCGATTAAGTCCTTACTCTGATTACTGGAAATATTCACATTGTTGGTGCACATGGTAACATTGTGACATTGTCATTGTGATGTGTCAATGCCTTTAACATATGAACTTCACCTGCTGCAGCTGCTGTTGTAGGGCCTGAATCTGACTCGTGAGCTGCTGTGCCTCTAGCTGTACCTGGTCTCTGCTTTGCAGTGCCACCTGCAGGTTCGTACTCAGCTGGGAAATGATCTCATTACGCTTTTCCACCGCTGTCTGTAATTGCTGTGTAAAGCATACTCAGGTCACTACACAATAAAATTAATCTCATACATCTCAATTAATCTCCTTGTTCGACAAGACTGGCCAAATATCTTTCAAAGCAAAGATATTTTTGATGTCATTAAAAGGTCTGGCATTACTTCAGTTGTTTAGATCAGTTTAATGGAAAAACTGGGCTTTCTCACTCATAAGTCaacacttaaaggattagtaaattttcttaaaaaaaaaatccagaatatttactcaccaccatgtcatccaatatgttgatgtctttctttgttcagtcgagaagaaattatgttttttgaggaaaatattccaggatttttctcatttaaatggactttaatggaccccaacacttaacagttttttcaacagagtttcaaaggactctaaatgatcccaaacgctTAAGGGGTCTTACCCAGTGAAACggttgtcatttttgacaagaaaaattaaaaatatgtacttttaaaccacaacttctcttcttcctccggctgtgtgacgagccagcgcgacctcacgcaatacgtctttacgtcaagaggtcacagaagatgtatgcgaaactacgccccagtgatTACAAGTGTGGAGAGAGAGGACCGTTCTTAAGTTGTTGTACGTCGAATGatattaattaatgtctttgtgtcagtttattgtttaaaaaggtccgcaaatgtgcgtttcatatatgcaaCACGTGACCTTTTTACGTCACTcctacgcaattacgtgaggtcgcgctggctcgtcacacagccggaggaagatgagaagttgtggtttaaaagtacaaattttttatttttcttgtcaaaaatgacaatcgtttcactagataagacccttatgcctcgtttgggagtcctttgaaactccgttgaaaaaaactgttaagtgttgagttaaatgttaagtgttggggtccattaaagtccattaaaatgagaaaaacacTGGAatgtttcctcaaaaaacataatttcttctcgactgaacaaaaaaatacatcaacattttggataacatggtggtgagtaaattatctggattttttttagaaaatggactaatcctttaaggagAAATCATGATCCCATGAGTGTACTGCTTATGTAAAATGAGGATGCACCTATTAAATTATATCcacaaattaaatcaaatttctGCTTCTTTTTCCCCTTACACATTAAAATGAATTTAGCTAACTAATTTTGGTAAATAATATGCTccaaaaagaaaaaattatGCCACAGGTTTTTAGATCTATGTGCAACCATGACCACACATTAATCCATTCAGACGGACAGATGTAACCTTGTTACATCCCAAGAAAATAAAGCTACAGTAGTAATGCACCTTACAGGGTTACGTTGACAGTCTGAGCTAAGTTTTTACCTTCAGTTGATCTTTGCCACTGTGTGCAACTTCAGTTACTTCAGCAAGTGCACCGTCTGTTTGATCAGGCAGCTCTGACCAAGAGGAAGAGCTGAATTCCTGGGCATTAACTTCAATGGTCTCCATGCTGAACTGATGGATCTCGGTAATACTGCCGTCTGCATCATAATGTGTGAGTGATGCCTAAAGATTTAGACAAATATGCATTTAATTCCAGTTCATGTTACCATGACTACACTGCCCCTGGCAATGTTATGCCAGCTGACCCATTTCTTTTCCAATGGGGAGGGAGAACAAATGCAGTTTACAAACGCTAGATGTAAAATTAAAGatctcagatgcaaaaccctctaaatgcTTTCTTGTAAATTTCTTGTAATAAGTGCTGAGACCATTCAGTTATCATTATAACATTTTTGTGAAGGTggcatttagtggcttttgcatccaAGCTCCTCAATCCCCAAACTATGCAATATGCAGGGACTATACAGTAAAGGATTTATAGCATTAATACTCTTGCTCAGATTAAATTAAGACTATACAAACCTAGtgattaacaaaaccagtcataaagtTGCACAAGTATATTTGTGGCAATATCCAACAAAACATTCTATGGGTCAAAATAAGAGATTTTTAAAAAGGGTACAGTactatttttgaaaatatgctcattatCCATTTAATATGCtcattaaacatttgatttttacagttttggaatacatagaatctaattagaccattagcatcacgctcaaatataaccaaagagtttcgatattttccctttattaaaacttgactcttctgtagttacactgTAACTAAGACCGacgtaaaattaaaagttgtgattttctaggccgatatggctaggaactacacTCTCATTCCgttgtaataatcaaggacttaacatggctgcaggaggcgcaatgatattacacagggcacgaaaatagtcccctgctattgaaagttaccaatatcgaaactctttggttatttttgagcacaatgctaatggtcttattggattcaatggattatgctaagctatgctaaaagtgaaaACGACAAACCCGTAGATCGGCTACatagattccaaaatggtaaaaaacaaatgtttaactttagggagctggaaaatgagcatattttcaaaaaagtggagtgtccctttaatgtcaaaaatcattaggatattaagtttAGATATGtcccatgaagatattttatacatttcctaccataaatatcaaaaatgtatttatcattcgTAACATGTGTTGACTTTCAAATAGCTATATCTCGAATATGTCCTATTCTAACAAACCATTCATCAATTAAAAAGCTTATTTAATGtaaactggttttgtggtccagggtcacatattattgGCACAACTACGAATGTAAGAAagttcattttaattaaaaaagtacAAACCTCCGAGAGCCCCTTGCTAATCTCTACATGATGGTGGTCAGTGTGTAGTtcctctaggtggcgctcttgTGCTGACTGGTCATTCGTCTGGACAGTCTGGCCCTTCCTCTTCTGCGTCTTTTTCTGCGTCCCCGAACTTTCGCTTTTCGCCCGACGCTGTCTGAAGTGAGCAAGCTGCGCCACAGGTTGAGAGACAGGTAGAGGGAAACATACGTCAGGATGAGGTAGCAAGAACATAGAATGAACATGCTACTTGGCATTAAAGATGAGCAAATGTTAAACAACTCCTCTAAACAGCATTATAAAGAAAATCCAGCATGGCCTGACACGGTATAACAAATTCACATAAAGAAAAATGCAATGTCCAACAGAGAACAAGGCAAACAATAGATGAATGTTTAGTCCATAACATGAACGAAACCCAAAATAAAAAGATGATGCATCTcaaaagatgaaaaacaaatCTCATGACAGGTTCTTCATCTTGATAAGCATGATGAtgactttaaaaacacagctgCTTTATGAAGCTTAATACAAGCTCAAAAGAGCCTTGCTCGAAAAATTTGACAGCGCTGCATCAATAAGCAAACATAAGCATAAAAGCAGCAGCTGTTAAATGAGACCGTTTTATAAGCTATCACGTGACAACAATCAGAATGCCACGTGATTCCTGAGCAGATCTAAAACCAATATCCCAGAAACCCAATCAGAACCAAAGGAGGAACAAGCAGAAAGGAGGAGCAAATGGAAGCAGACCATTTGGCAAACATACACAGTACAGCACTGTGACCAAACTGGAGCTGCCCcctggactaatcctttaacccaGATTCAAATATAAAAGAGTTGAAAATACACAAACAGACAATTCGACTGGATTACACTTGTCCTGCTTTCAGGAACATTTGTGGATTTAAAAGCGTGTTTGCCTAACTGAGTGTCAAATCTCACAAGATGGTGATGTGAAGAGAAGGCATAAGCAGCTACTGCAACAGGACATTTAAATACAATATTTACCAAGACCTCTGCCTCCATAATTCACATTGGCAAGTAAATGCTTTTATGGAGTGCATTATAAATAAAGTGTTTGTATCTGCAAAAGATTTActacaataaaatattaaaactgtGTTATGCAACTAATGTCTGATGAATTTGGCTacactgaaatatttttttaaatgtatatatatattcaaatcTGAAACATAACGTGAGGTTGGATTTTTGTGTATCATGAAAATGATTGTATTTATGCTATCAGTTTGCATTTTAATCATGGTGTGCCTCCTTCAGGTCGTATCATGTACAACACTGTTGTCCACATCATTACTATTGGcagttacattttaaatcaacGTTATTCTCTGCAAGGCCAAGTACTTTTCCATACCACTCTTTAACTGTTATGCCACAGACGGCTGGTAAAATccaaatacatttacaaaattatatattaaaaacagaGAATAATCCAAATGTGAAAGATCATTCAGACGTTGGTGACCCATTGCAAACGAACGTAACGTTAGTTCACCCAGCTTCTAACTTTGTCTATAATCAGATAACAATGCCTGCTAACGGCATGCTATTGACTTTCGCAACTtgttaatatactaaaaatgtTTGTAAGATATATAATTGGACAGTGAGAaggtaaacattttttattttgaattcaaAAGTGAGCCATTTAAATAAGTTTGAGACCTGCACCATGAACAATAGGAGTGACTGAAATCTGTGCCCAGCTGAAGTGGCTGTGAAATTAAAGCCTGGAAAACACCAAGTTAAATAAAATGGCCGAAACAAATACAAACTCAAACGAATTCCAAATACATGTTCAAATCCTCAACTAGCCTATGTAAAGTAATGGTGCTAATGTTAGCGCCCACCTTTGCTCGTCCGGCCGCTAATTTCCTCTGCCTTTCATCCTGATCCATCTCCCGGATCAAGGATTTTCATGTGAGGGAGGAAAAATATCGAGTGGGCGCCGCGTAGAAGAAAGCTACGCTTTTGTAGATACTCCTGAAAGAATATTTTTcgcaatgtttttttaagtttagagATTTCCTAAGGAGTAACTGTCACTGAAATTTCAACATGGCCGCGAAGTCTGTAATCCCCGCCCTTATCGGATTGACAGTCTGTGAGAACCTATTAGAACAAAGTACGGGAATTTTTCAGCCAATGAGATTTCCAGTGGCAAAGAAGCACCTGTTCTTGGAAACTCCCTCTTTTAGACGCAACTGGATGGACTGGCCAATTACGAAACGTTTCAACTGTGAAACTTTGATTGACAACTGTTTGAACCTATTATGGCGCAGATAGAAAGAAAGGACATCCTCTGCGGAGTGTGTATTTTGTTGTGGCACTCTTGTTTCCGATAGTTTGAGTTGTTGTGATTGACAAATGATTCATGAAAGACGCGGGTAAAAGCCCGGGTGAATAAGATTCGATGTGTAAAAACTTAACTACTCATATTTGTCCTCCTTAGCAACGTTTGAGTAATATTAGCTTTTTGTAATATTAcagtttgttgttatttatataaaattgaGTTGAAATTGTATAACGTGGTAAACAATTAGTAAATAATTATTATGGAACCAgtataatgaaatataatttgCTGATGCTCAAGgaaaatgcattttataatatataatatatgattttaattttaataataaaaaataatatgtataaaataatatatgatGTATactaacaaaatattaaataagaaGAATAAGTTGAGAAAAATGCTCTCTGTGAAATATACACCATATGTCTTCCATATGCCTCTGTGTTTATGTTCTTTAATAAGTGTACAAAAGATGGGTCTGCCAtgttacaaataaacaaaacagcCTTGATCTGGACATGTAACTTAGCAACTTGTGAACACAGATATGTTTTTGGTAACAAAGACACTTTCAGTCATCACACATGGACAAGAAGGAATTGTAACAATGTGTAGAGAATAGACATAGAAATGATAAATGACATAGAGATAAGAATGTGGCTAGTACCTCAAGAATAACTTTTTAACAAGAACATTAGCAGCTGTTATACCAACTGACCAAGCGCAACAAAAAGGTGCCTATAAAATGGCAGATCCAATGGTTGACCACATGACAAGACTGAGACTGAAAATGCTGGAAAAGGTGAGCTGACTTAACCTAAAATTTAAAATTATCATGCATGCTGCTCGTCAATGAAGAGACTATGAAATTGTATTATatgatttgtttgtttatctttAGAGACTGGAAAATGAGAGAAATGATAACAGTGAACGGGAAGGTTCAGCATTTTCCAcaagtaagaaagttattttttaagtaatttcaGATATGGGGttataatgtttttatgcaGTACTTAGCTAagaatttttaaagaaattttagTTCCTGGAAAGTTCAAGGCTCAGATTCTAATCTAATCTTTTTAGCATTTAGTTGCCAATTTCTTAAGATAAAAAGGAGCTTTCCTTTGTAACATATCACCACTTATAATGAGCAGCACGCATTATAGCAGGTTTGTTTATTGTTCACTTCGCCAAAGGTACTGAAAACAAAAGCAGATGAGGATGCTAAAAGTTTTAAGCATTACACATAAAACAAATGGTCAATGAGTGATTCCTTGTTTATTTAATCACAGGAAGTTATGATGGGCAGGGATATGCATTACACAGTGCTATGAGGCGCAAGAGGAACCTACTGCAGAGACTGAGGGTATTGATAAtttcaacaacaaaatattttgtttggcTAAAGTTTAGTTTATTGATATGTATAGGTTTGTTTGTGTCTTATAAAtagtaaaatgaaaatttttaaTCATGTAAAtcataaatattattaaaaaagatacaaacaaaactaaattaatatctaaaaatgttttctgtgggtttTAGGGATAAAAATAACATCAGttcaatataaaaacaatataagatacaaaaataaatctttgtgtGCATTCAACAGGAACAACATATGATGGAAGATCTAGAAAGGCCACACACGTGGGGTGGAGCCCACAGGCCTTATAATTATAAACCTCAGCCTTGGCCTCCCCAGCAAGTACCTCCTATTCACATTCACCAGATTCCTGCACCCCTTCCTCCTGGCCCTCAAGCGCCTAGAATCATTCAACACACTGTATGAAAACTCACCTTTCAGCTGTTTTTTCTTACTTCTGTAAACTTAAAGAATGTTAAGACATGAATGTATTGCTAAAATCAAAACAGATTTATCCCTTCCTAAGGTTCCACAACAGCCAGCTACCATAATTCAGCAGTTACCACAGCAACAGCCTCTCATAGCTCAAATCCCGCCCCCACAGACCTCCCCTTACAGATCAGGAAGTATAAAAGAAGGTATTAAAATACAGAAACGTATAACAATACAGAACAGCTGTATCTATCTGATAAATCTTATTAGGTTAATAAAGAGATATTCACTTATGATAACAGACATGGTGGAGTTAATGCTCATGCAGAATGCTCAAATGCACCAGATCATCATGCACAATATGATGCTGAAGGCCATTCCATCAGGATGGGGTGCCAGCCAGGTCACACCTTCACACCTTTCAGGGCAGGTATTCATCTAGGGATGTTGTCTACAACTTATTGTGATTTCTAAAAGATGAACCGTAAGTTACAATATTGTTGATGTTATATAGCAACTTCATTCAAATGTAAGAGGGGCCGTCCATCACCACCATCACTACGGTTCCCATGGACCACCTCTTCCTCCAATTGGTTGCTCTGTTTGGCCCCCTATGATGCTAGGTGGGCAAGGCGGGGCTTATCAGCCATCGGTGCAGCATGTAATTAGTCCAGTAACTCTGCCTCCTTTAAACACGTAAGTGTTAACAGTGTATTAATTTAGATATAACTCAATATTGAAACTTACTTATGTGAGGTGCTTACTTATTCTTGTCTCTAAAATAAAGCAAGAGataaaattcaaatgttttaaaagatttttaattaTGCAAATGTATAGTGGTTTGAAACATTGCCTGACTGTTATGTTTCATAGTCATTTGAACTATTTTCCATGTTGACCTTCTAGGATGACGGTTAATGATGTGAACTCCAGGGCTCCACTTGGCCTCTAAGgttctttaaatatttaacatttctgtCATTTTATCCAATTTTATTCAAGCAATATCCTAATTTCTGCTTTCCCACGTTACTTTGTCTATATAGCCAAATTGAAAGTGCAAATCGAGCGGACAAATCCTTCTTCACCTTCAAAGACAAATTcgatattaaatgtttttgtattatCTGGTACTttaatttactgtaataaatgtacaataagttaaaaaattatgttattGTAGTTTTGATTTTATATGTTGTTAAATACATTACTCAGTTGTACTAATTTAATCGTTACAtggcactgtaaaaaaataaagttacctggtt
This Paramisgurnus dabryanus chromosome 7, PD_genome_1.1, whole genome shotgun sequence DNA region includes the following protein-coding sequences:
- the c7h21orf58 gene encoding uncharacterized protein C21orf58 homolog is translated as MADPMVDHMTRLRLKMLEKRLENERNDNSEREGSAFSTRSYDGQGYALHSAMRRKRNLLQRLREQHMMEDLERPHTWGGAHRPYNYKPQPWPPQQVPPIHIHQIPAPLPPGPQAPRIIQHTVPQQPATIIQQLPQQQPLIAQIPPPQTSPYRSGSIKEDMVELMLMQNAQMHQIIMHNMMLKAIPSGWGASQVTPSHLSGQQLHSNVRGAVHHHHHYGSHGPPLPPIGCSVWPPMMLGGQGGAYQPSVQHVISPVTLPPLNTMTVNDVNSRAPLGL